In Vibrio sp. FE10, the following are encoded in one genomic region:
- a CDS encoding YhgN family NAAT transporter, giving the protein MEILSAATMLFLIMDPLGNLPIVLSILKHIDPKRRRIVLVRELMFALVILLLFLFAGQSIMNFLHVQPETLSISGGIILFIIAIKMIFPSAGSITGLAAGEEPFIVPMAIPMIAGPSVIAALILLATQNPDQMFELSLSVLLAWGVTFFILMFNGFFLRILGERGLKAIERLMGLLLVMLSTQMFLDGVKSYMS; this is encoded by the coding sequence CCGCTTGGCAACCTGCCAATCGTGCTCTCAATCCTTAAGCATATCGATCCTAAGCGTCGTCGTATTGTTCTCGTTCGTGAACTGATGTTTGCACTCGTTATCTTGTTGCTGTTCTTGTTTGCTGGCCAAAGCATCATGAACTTCTTGCACGTTCAACCTGAAACTCTGAGTATTTCTGGCGGTATCATTCTGTTTATTATTGCTATTAAGATGATCTTCCCAAGTGCAGGCAGCATCACAGGCCTAGCCGCGGGTGAAGAGCCGTTTATCGTGCCGATGGCCATTCCTATGATTGCGGGCCCATCGGTTATCGCTGCGCTGATTCTTTTGGCGACTCAAAACCCAGACCAGATGTTTGAGTTGTCTCTGTCGGTTTTACTGGCATGGGGCGTAACCTTCTTCATTCTTATGTTTAATGGTTTCTTCTTGCGTATTCTTGGTGAGAGAGGCTTGAAGGCGATAGAGCGTCTAATGGGCTTACTGTTGGTTATGCTGTCGACTCAAATGTTCTTAGATGGTGTGAAAAGCTACATGTCTTAG
- the rsmD gene encoding 16S rRNA (guanine(966)-N(2))-methyltransferase RsmD, whose translation MVRRRQQNTSQKKPSGGFVRIISGSWRGRKLPVHDLEGLRPTIDRVKETLFNWVAQDIPHSTCLDVFAGSGGLGFEAASRQAKLVTLLEMNQKAAKQLADNAKELKADNINVVNTDAISFLKKPGTPYDMVFLDPPFRKGLLTETVELLESNGWLADNAIIYVETEKELQLEAMPENWELHRDKTTGQSSYRLFNRTTEE comes from the coding sequence ATGGTAAGACGTCGCCAGCAAAACACATCACAAAAAAAGCCATCCGGAGGCTTTGTTCGAATTATTAGTGGCTCATGGAGAGGTAGAAAACTGCCTGTTCATGATTTAGAAGGCTTACGCCCGACCATTGATCGAGTAAAAGAGACTCTTTTTAACTGGGTAGCACAAGATATCCCACACTCGACCTGCTTGGATGTATTTGCTGGTTCTGGTGGTCTAGGTTTTGAAGCGGCTTCTCGCCAAGCAAAATTAGTGACGCTACTAGAAATGAATCAGAAGGCCGCTAAACAGCTTGCTGATAATGCAAAAGAGCTCAAAGCAGACAACATCAACGTGGTAAACACCGATGCGATCTCTTTCCTCAAAAAGCCGGGTACTCCTTACGATATGGTCTTTCTTGATCCTCCATTTCGTAAAGGCTTATTAACTGAAACTGTGGAGCTTCTTGAGAGCAATGGCTGGCTTGCCGACAATGCCATCATTTACGTTGAGACAGAAAAAGAATTACAACTCGAAGCAATGCCAGAGAACTGGGAATTGCACCGCGATAAGACTACGGGGCAGTCGAGCTACCGTCTGTTTAATCGAACCACTGAAGAATAG
- a CDS encoding DUF1145 domain-containing protein codes for MKFLLPLAKTAIAFVWFILIANIFYPFPGNAAIALYIMTAFLFFMHGLQMLIFIGAFGDKIEMSRWEKWSILIFGVFALLDIRRKHMM; via the coding sequence ATGAAGTTCTTGCTTCCATTAGCCAAAACGGCCATCGCCTTTGTTTGGTTTATCTTAATCGCAAATATTTTCTACCCATTCCCAGGCAATGCTGCGATTGCGCTTTATATCATGACAGCATTCTTGTTCTTCATGCACGGCTTGCAGATGCTGATCTTTATCGGTGCTTTCGGCGATAAGATCGAAATGTCACGTTGGGAAAAGTGGTCAATATTGATTTTCGGAGTCTTTGCCCTTCTCGATATCCGACGCAAACACATGATGTAA